A genomic stretch from Deltaproteobacteria bacterium includes:
- the murD gene encoding UDP-N-acetylmuramoyl-L-alanine--D-glutamate ligase: protein MELKRKKVLVVGLAKTGLAVARFLKNHGARVTAADVMAEKQLGSHARKARAMGIALSLGPHKAETFLANDLIVVSPGVPHTIGPLEAAREAGIQVVGELELAVRYISEPIIAITGTNGKTTTTNLAGEMLRASGFKVFVGGNIGAPLIGYVDSEVRADMIVAEISSFQLDTIESFRPKVGVLLNISEDHLDRYNDFQGYVRSKGRLFENQEATDFAILNRADPFMHRVEPEIRARTLYFNTNSDREDGVEFRNNEMICRLPGTMPLTLSLESFDLKGTHNYENAAAASLAALAAGATKSGIQKALDMFEGLRHRLEYVQTVNGVQYYNDSKGTNVGAVVRALESFDDPVILIMGGRDKGGDYGVLNGRVKAGVKRLIVTGEAREKILNVLGGLTNSREATSLEEAVHLAREAATPGDVVLLSPGCSSFDMFTDYAERGEVFCNAVGKLAEQ, encoded by the coding sequence TTGGAGCTCAAGCGCAAGAAAGTCTTGGTAGTTGGTTTGGCCAAGACGGGGCTTGCAGTTGCCCGGTTCTTGAAAAATCATGGAGCCAGGGTCACTGCCGCTGACGTTATGGCAGAAAAACAGCTTGGTTCTCACGCGCGGAAGGCCCGTGCCATGGGAATTGCCCTGAGTCTCGGGCCACATAAAGCGGAGACTTTTCTGGCCAATGATCTCATTGTGGTGAGTCCGGGGGTGCCACACACCATTGGCCCTCTAGAGGCGGCCAGGGAGGCAGGCATACAAGTTGTCGGCGAACTGGAATTGGCTGTTCGATATATAAGTGAACCCATTATTGCCATAACCGGCACCAACGGCAAAACCACTACCACGAATCTTGCGGGGGAGATGTTGAGGGCATCCGGTTTCAAGGTCTTTGTGGGAGGCAACATCGGGGCCCCGCTTATCGGCTATGTTGATTCGGAGGTACGTGCAGATATGATCGTGGCCGAGATCAGCAGTTTTCAGCTCGACACGATAGAGAGTTTTAGGCCCAAGGTGGGAGTTCTTCTGAACATTTCCGAGGATCACCTTGATCGTTACAATGATTTTCAAGGCTATGTCCGTTCAAAAGGCAGATTGTTTGAGAATCAAGAGGCCACGGACTTTGCCATATTGAACAGGGCTGACCCGTTTATGCACAGAGTTGAACCGGAGATCCGGGCTCGAACGCTCTATTTCAACACCAATTCAGATCGGGAAGATGGCGTTGAGTTCCGCAACAATGAGATGATCTGCAGGCTTCCGGGAACCATGCCCCTGACGTTGAGCCTGGAAAGTTTCGATCTGAAAGGAACACATAATTATGAAAACGCTGCGGCCGCCAGTCTGGCCGCCTTGGCCGCAGGGGCCACTAAATCAGGTATCCAGAAGGCGCTGGACATGTTTGAAGGCCTCCGTCACAGGCTCGAATACGTGCAGACCGTCAACGGCGTCCAGTATTACAATGACTCAAAAGGGACAAATGTTGGAGCGGTCGTGCGGGCACTTGAGAGTTTTGATGATCCCGTAATTCTCATCATGGGGGGACGGGACAAGGGTGGGGATTACGGCGTGCTAAATGGACGTGTCAAGGCGGGAGTGAAGCGTCTCATTGTGACTGGAGAGGCAAGAGAAAAGATCCTGAACGTTTTGGGCGGACTCACGAATTCTCGAGAGGCAACAAGCCTTGAGGAGGCGGTGCACCTGGCCCGGGAGGCAGCAACTCCAGGAGATGTGGTGCTCCTGTCGCCCGGGTGTTCAAGCTTTGACATGTTTACGGATTATGCCGAACGGGGAGAAGTTTTCTGCAATGCCGTGGGGAAGCTCGCAGAGCAGTGA